Proteins co-encoded in one Nitrospinota bacterium genomic window:
- a CDS encoding PAS domain S-box protein, giving the protein MLKSGRHDRPFYEELWKTIKAGRVWRNRIVNRRKDGSLYDEEMTISPIADASGAIMNFVAVKRDVTREAALQKSRAYFTDITAHELRTPLTKLHLVENMLKQIETAGSGERIGDVRNALLESMAAFDRIVNATTLISDMTRTGAEKPLVRDFIYYDIAAALENTQSNIEGARRDIRIETDMAGIPRHAIVMGNRGMIKQALDEVLSNAVKFTPDGKTISVRAYSGGGLVHIEVADEGEGIPEDKLRDVFIPYYSLESSLKHSTGRYKFHGGGMGLGLTMAKLIMEYHNGTLAIANRADGAGASVVLNFPLASDENPPPSA; this is encoded by the coding sequence GTGCTCAAAAGCGGCCGCCATGACCGCCCGTTCTACGAAGAGCTTTGGAAAACCATCAAGGCGGGGCGCGTCTGGCGCAACCGTATCGTCAACCGCAGGAAGGATGGTTCCCTGTATGACGAAGAGATGACCATCTCCCCCATCGCGGACGCATCAGGCGCGATCATGAACTTCGTCGCGGTGAAACGCGACGTTACCCGCGAAGCGGCCCTGCAAAAATCGCGCGCCTATTTCACCGATATCACCGCGCATGAACTCCGCACGCCGCTGACGAAGCTGCATCTTGTGGAGAACATGCTCAAGCAGATCGAAACCGCCGGGTCCGGGGAGCGCATTGGGGATGTGCGCAACGCGCTGCTGGAATCGATGGCGGCGTTCGACCGGATCGTCAACGCCACCACCCTGATCTCGGACATGACCCGGACCGGCGCCGAAAAGCCGTTGGTCAGGGATTTCATCTACTACGACATCGCGGCGGCGCTGGAAAACACCCAAAGCAATATCGAAGGCGCGCGGCGGGATATCAGGATTGAAACGGACATGGCGGGTATCCCGCGTCATGCCATCGTGATGGGAAACCGCGGCATGATCAAGCAGGCGCTGGACGAGGTGCTTTCCAACGCCGTCAAATTCACGCCGGACGGCAAAACCATCAGCGTCCGGGCATATTCCGGCGGCGGTTTGGTACATATTGAAGTGGCCGACGAAGGGGAGGGAATACCCGAAGACAAATTGCGGGATGTGTTTATTCCCTACTACTCCCTCGAAAGCTCGCTGAAACACTCGACGGGCCGCTATAAATTCCACGGCGGCGGGATGGGGCTGGGGCTGACTATGGCCAAACTGATAATGGAATACCACAACGGCACGCTCGCAATCGCAAACCGCGCCGATGGCGCGGGTGCGTCGGTTGTCTTGAACTTCCCCCTCGCTTCGGATGAAAACCCGCCGCCCTCCGCATAA